A genomic stretch from Gopherus flavomarginatus isolate rGopFla2 chromosome 3, rGopFla2.mat.asm, whole genome shotgun sequence includes:
- the MACIR gene encoding macrophage immunometabolism regulator isoform X1 — protein MKKEESRVVFKMEVDINGETRTTIATLPLPIAEVSSTGKVEAEKPRCSSTPCSPMRRTVSGYQILHMDSNYLVGFTTGEELLKLAQKCTGSEENKVEAVPTVRSKQLDSGLTRSSRLYKARSRYYQPYEIPAVNGRRRRRMPSSGDKCTKALPYEPYKALHGPLPLCLLKGKRAHSKSLDYLNLDKMNIKEPADTEVLQYQLQHLTLRGDRMFARNNT, from the exons ATGAAGAAAGAA gaGAGTAGAGTTGTATTTAAAATGGAAGTTGACATAAATGGAGAGACCAGAACTACCATAGCTACGCTTCCCTTACCTATTGCAGAGGTGAGTTCCACAGGCAAAGTGGAAGCAGAGAAACCTCGATGCTCCAGCACCCCATGCTCACCGATGCGACGGACTGTTTCAGGTTATCAGATCCTTCACATGGATTCTAACTACTTGGTTGGCTTCACAACTGGTGAGGAGCTCTTGAAATTAGCCCAAAAGTGTACAGGAAGTGAGGAAAATAAAGTGGAAGCTGTGCCCACCGTACGCTCCAAACAACTTGATTCAGGACTTACACGTTCCTCACGGTTGTACAAAGCTAGAAGTAGATACTACCAGCCATATGAGATCCCAGCTGTAAATGGAAGGAGGAGAAGACGGATGCCCAGCTCAGGGGATAAATGCACTAAGGCTTTACCATATGAACCCTACAAGGCACTTCATGGTCCTCTGCCTCTTTGTCTCCTCAAAGGTAAGAGGGCTCACTCTAAATCCCTGGACTACCTCAATTTAGACAAAATGAACATCAAGGAACCTGCTGACACAGAAGTGCTACAGTACCAGCTCCAGCATCTTACCCTAAGAGGGGACCGTATGTTTGCTAGAAACAACACATGA
- the MACIR gene encoding macrophage immunometabolism regulator isoform X2, with the protein MEVDINGETRTTIATLPLPIAEVSSTGKVEAEKPRCSSTPCSPMRRTVSGYQILHMDSNYLVGFTTGEELLKLAQKCTGSEENKVEAVPTVRSKQLDSGLTRSSRLYKARSRYYQPYEIPAVNGRRRRRMPSSGDKCTKALPYEPYKALHGPLPLCLLKGKRAHSKSLDYLNLDKMNIKEPADTEVLQYQLQHLTLRGDRMFARNNT; encoded by the coding sequence ATGGAAGTTGACATAAATGGAGAGACCAGAACTACCATAGCTACGCTTCCCTTACCTATTGCAGAGGTGAGTTCCACAGGCAAAGTGGAAGCAGAGAAACCTCGATGCTCCAGCACCCCATGCTCACCGATGCGACGGACTGTTTCAGGTTATCAGATCCTTCACATGGATTCTAACTACTTGGTTGGCTTCACAACTGGTGAGGAGCTCTTGAAATTAGCCCAAAAGTGTACAGGAAGTGAGGAAAATAAAGTGGAAGCTGTGCCCACCGTACGCTCCAAACAACTTGATTCAGGACTTACACGTTCCTCACGGTTGTACAAAGCTAGAAGTAGATACTACCAGCCATATGAGATCCCAGCTGTAAATGGAAGGAGGAGAAGACGGATGCCCAGCTCAGGGGATAAATGCACTAAGGCTTTACCATATGAACCCTACAAGGCACTTCATGGTCCTCTGCCTCTTTGTCTCCTCAAAGGTAAGAGGGCTCACTCTAAATCCCTGGACTACCTCAATTTAGACAAAATGAACATCAAGGAACCTGCTGACACAGAAGTGCTACAGTACCAGCTCCAGCATCTTACCCTAAGAGGGGACCGTATGTTTGCTAGAAACAACACATGA